The Verrucomicrobiota bacterium sequence AAAATCTTGAAGTACTTAACGTACATCTCGTTGACGGCCATGAACTCCTGCTCGAACTGCTCGGGCGTACAGTAGATGTGCGCGTCGTTCATCTGCATGCAGCGAACGCGCATCAGGCCAAATAGTTCGCCGCTCTGCTCATAGCGGTAGCAGGTCCCGTATTCGGCCAGGCGTAACGGCAGGTCCCGATAGCTCCTCGGCACCGCGGCATAGAGCTTGTGGTGGTGAGGGCAGTTCATCGCCTTCAGGTAATAGCGATGTTCCGCCGCATCGGGATCGTCGCGGGTTTCCGTGAGCTCCATCGGCGGAAACATCGAGTCTTGGTAGTAGGGCAGATGGCCGCTCCTGCGATACATGCTCTCCCTCGCGATGTGCGGCGTTCTGACGCGCTGATACCCCGCCTCAAACTCAGTGTCTTTCGCGAGTTTCTCAAGCTCCTCGATGATCGCGGTGCCGCGCGGCAGCCACAGGGGTAAACCGGGCCCGACGTCGTCCGGATCGAACGTGAAGAGTTCAAGTTCGTGCCCGAGTTTGCGGTGGTCCCGCGTTTTCGCCTCTTCAAGCATCGTGAAGTAGGCATCCAGGTCGCGCCGCGTTTTGAAGGCCGTGCCGTAAACCCGCTGCAGTTGCGGATTCCGCTCGTCGCCCTTGTAATAGGCGCTCGCCAGGCCGGTGAGCTTGAATGCCCCGATATTTCCGGTGCGCGCAACGTGCGGCCCAGCGCAGAGATCGGTGAAATCACCGTTACGATACAGGGAGATTTCCTCGTCTGCCGGGATCCCGTGGATGATGTCCAGTTTGAATTTGCTCGGAACCGAGCGGGCCGCCAAAGAAGCCAGGCTTCCCTCCTCGGCCAACCGGACGGCTTCATCGCGGCTGACGACGATACGTTCGAAAGGGTGGTTCGCCTTGATCTCCTTCTTCATCTCCTCTTCGATGCGAGGGAAATCCTCCGGCGTGATGCGGTGATCCAGCTCGAGATCGTAGTAAAACCCGTTTTCCACGGGCGGCCCGGCAGCGAATTGGGCCTCCGGCCAAAGGCGCAAGATCGCAGTCGCAAGCACGTGCGCGCAGGAGTGGCGAGTGCGGTACAGTTCGTTTGCCGGGTCGTTCCGCGTGGTCGTCTTTTGTTCAAGTGTTTCTTCAGCCATGTACTCCGGTAGACAAGAATCGCGTAAGCATAGCACAACGCATGCGCGGCGAGGGCGCGATTTCACGCCCGCGGAGGAGGGGGTGCCGCCGTAAAAAAGTTGTTCGGTCCATTTGCAACTTACGCCTAAGCAAGTAGGCGTATCGTTGTTTGAAAGGACCGCCGGCATCTTCTTGAAACTTGAATCGCTTCAGTCACGACATTTTTCCCGTATCCTCCTGATTAAACCGTCGGCGCTCGGCGACGTGGTCCATACCGTCCCGCTGCTGCCGAAATTGCGGACCCGTTACCCGGACGCACGGATTGACTGGTTCATCACGCCGGAAAACGCTGAGCTGGTGCGGCATCACCCGGCGCTCTCGGGCGTGGTCCTTTTCGATCGGAAAAAGCTCGCGCGTTTCGGCCGGGGCTGGGACGCGACCCTGGAGTCGTTCCGGCTGCTTGCCGGGTTGCGCCGTGCCCGCTACGAGCTGGTCATCGATCTTCACGGGCAGATGCGCTCGGCCCTTTTCACCCTTGCCACCGGCGCACCCGTGCGCATCGGGTTCGACCGGCCGGTCAGCCGGGAGCCCACCGAGTCGGAGCATCACGAGCTTCGTAACGTCCCCCAGCGGGGATGGGCCGGGGCGCGAGAGGGGTCGTGGGTGGCGTACTCGCATCGCATCCCGATCGAGACGCTCGACGTTCACGCCATCGAACGCTACCTGTGGCTCGGGCCGATGCTCGGCCTGGATGACGCGCCGCCGGACGAGCGCATTTATCTGTCCCCGGCAGCTGAGGCGGACGCGGAGCGTTTGCTTGGCGGTTTGGTCCGGCAACGCTTTGCCGCCCTGGCGCCGGGTACGATGTGGGAAACGAAGCATTGGCTGCCGGAACGCTTCGCGGAGGTCGGCCAGTGGTTTGAAGGGCAGGGCGTCGCGGTAGTCGTGCTAGGAACCAACCAGGACCGCGAGCGGGCGAAGGTTATCGTCGAGCGTTGCCCCGGCGCAGTCGACCTCTGCGGGCGGACGACCCCGGGCCAGCTTGCAGCCATCGTGAAGCGAGCCGCCGCCTGCGTGACGAACGACTCCGGCGCCATGCACCTGGCCGTGGCACTCGAAACGCCGGTCGTCGGTGTTTTCGGCCCGACCAATCCCGTCCACATCGGTCCTTACGGCCAACCGGAAGCGGTGGTGCGCGCCGGCCTGCCGTGCTCACCGTGCAATTTCCGCAACCTGTCGCAGTGCCCGTTTGGTCACGCGTGCATGCACCAAGTCAGCGGGGCCATGGTCATCGAGCGACTCGAGTCGGCGCTACGGGAGAAAATGCCACCGGGTGTCGAGTGCCGGGCGTCGAGCGTCGCGTGCCGGTCACACGGCGGCCACAGCGATCGGGCGGGCACGACGTAAGAGTTCACACGGCGACCACGGCGGGCCACGGCGACCACGGCGGGAAGAAGGGGGGAAAGCGTTCGGAGTTCGGGGTTCGGCGTTCGGGGCGGAAGAGAATGCCACAAATGCCACAAGCGGAAAAATGCCACAAATGAAGAGGCGCCGGGCGGCATGGCTTCCCGCCGTGGTCGCCATGCCCGCCGCACAGCCTAGTGCTTCCAAAAGGTCATCAGGATGTTGATAAGAATGCCGATGAGAGTGGCGAAAAAGAACCACATCATTTGGAATTTAAAGGCATGGAGCTCTTTATGTATTTCCGTCCGAAACCCGGCGAGCTCTTGATGTATTTCCGCCCGAAACCCGGCGATCTCTTTCTGGAATTCTCCCCGAAGCTCCGCGAACATCCGATCGAGCCGGTCAATGCTCGGTCGTTCCTCGATTGCCGTGCTCATTACTTTGACGATATGCTTGGCGTGCTCAGATTCAATACCTGCACCCTCGAGCTCCTCGACTGCGCGTTGAGTGTCCACTCTCTGCTTCCTTTCTATCATCCTCGCTCGGACGCGAGCCCCGCTTGGCGGGCGGCGTGAAGGCAGCGCGACTTTTCCTACCACAACTGCCGGTCAAGGGTGCGGTACTGGACCGCTTCGGCCAGGTGGTCAGGTCCGATCCGGTCGGCGCCGGCCAGGTCGGCGATGGTGCGCGCCACTTTGAGGATGCGGTCGTAGGCGCGCGCGCTCAGGTTGAGCGCGCTCACCGCCCGGCGCAGCAGTTCGGTGGCGTCGGGTTCCAGGGCGCAATGTTTTCGCAACAGTCGCGGGCCCATGCGGGCATTGGCTGAAACCTGGGGTTCGCCGGCAAAGCGTTGTTGCTGGCGCAACCGGGCGCGGGTAACCCGTTCGCGGATGTCCGAGGAGCCTTCGCCATCCTCGACGGTGGTCAGGTCTTTGAGTTCCATGGCCGGTACGTCGACGTGCAGGTCGATACGGTCCAGCAGCGGCCCGGAAAGCCGGCTCCGGTATTTAAGCACCTGGGCCGGGTTGCACCGGCACTCGCGCCGGGTATCGCCGTAATGGCCGCAAGGGCAGGGATTCATGGCCGCCACCAGCATGAACTCCGCCGGGAAAGTCATGGTGCCGGCTGCGCGCGAAATGGTGACCCGGCCATCCTCAAGGGGTTGGCGCAACACCTCGAGGGTCGAACGGCGAAATTCGGGCAGTTCATCCAAAAAGAGCACGCCGTGGTGCGCCAGGCTGACTTCTCCGGGCGAGGGGTGGGCGGTGCCGCCCAGCAATCCGGCGTCGGATATGGTGTGATGGGGGCTACGGAAAGGCCGTTCCCAGACGAAGGGGCGTTTGCGGTCCAACAATCCGCAGACGCTGTGAATCCGGGTTGTCTCGATGGCCTCGGCCAGGGTGAGCGGCGGGAGGATTGAGGGAATGCGCTTGGCGATCATCGATTTGCCCGAACCCGGAGGGCCGATCATCAAAAGGTTGTGTTCGCCGGCCGCCGCCACTTCGATGGCCCGTTTGACGTGGGGTTGGCCTTTCACTTCGCAAAAATCGACTTCGCACCGGGACGCCGGGCGCTCACGCATGGCGACGGCGGGGGTGAGTTCCCGCTCGGCCCGCAGGTAGAGTACCACCTCGGTGAGCGTGGCGGCGCCAATGACGTCAATGCCGTCGACCATGGCTGCTTCGTCCGCGTTTTGAACCGGCAACACCAGAGTGCGCCGGCCGCGCCGGCGCGCCTCGAGGGCGATGGCCAGTGCGCCTTTGACGGGGCGGAGTTGCCCTGAGAGGGCCAGTTCACCGGCAAACAAGAACGATCCCAGGTCAGGCAACCGGCTCTTCTCGTTGAGAACCAGCAGGCCAAGGGCGATCGGCAGGTCGAAGCTGGGTCCTTCTTTGCGCAGGTCCGCCGGCGCCAGATTGATCGTGATGCGGCCTTCGGGCCCGCGCAAGCCGCTGTTGTGAATGGCGCTGAGCACACGATCCCTGCTTTCTTTAACCGCCGTGTCCGGCAGGCCGACCACGGCGATCCTGAAATCGTTGCCCCAACTGGCGTGGACCTCGGTTTCGACCTCGAAAGCATCGACGCCCACCACGGCCGCGGAATAAACTTTGGAAGGCATAAAATAGTATAACAAGAATCTGTTATGTTATAATATCGTCGCGGCGCAAGGAAATTTGCAAGCCGGCGCGCCCAGAGGGCCGTGCGACGCCGGCATCGAAAAAGGGCTATCCCCGGGATGAGGCGCTCCCAGAGGTGGAAGGACGAGCGGCAGAGCGAAGCTGGAAATTCCGCGTCGACGGGACCGGCCGGCGCCGGGCGTCGGCCACCCATTCGGTCTCCGGCACGGGCACCGACACAATGCAGATGCGGATGATAGGGGTCGAGGCGCTCTCAAAAGGGCTCCAGGCAGGGGCCGGATCAGGGGTGGAGGACCTCGGGGGCTTGCTCTCCGGCGCCGCCCGATTTACCGGCGTGGGCACCTTCCTGGGCCTGCTCTTCACGCCGAACACGACGGGCGAAAGGCCCCGGCCGGAAAAGGCGCTCAATGATCCGACGTGGTTTCCGGCGGAGGTCACCGATGGCGAGTTGGACCAGTTTGCGGCCGATGCGCAAGCCTCGGGCCGCGAGGCGGCCCGACAAGCGCTGGTCAATTCCTGGTTAAGCCGCACGGGGGATGACCTGGTCAACTGGGGTATCCGGACCGGCAAGACCTTTCCGCAAGAGGTGCCGGCCGGCGAGATCGTGGCCTTCTACGGCCGCAAAAAGGCTGAAACAGAGGCCAAGAAAAAGGCCGAAAAGCAGGCGGGGGACGACAACGACGGCGGCAAAGTTGTCGGGACCGAACATCCCCATTGCGGTGAGTGGGGTAAGTACGGCGAGCTCGTGAAGAAAAACGAGCGGGCCAAGCGAGCCAACCCCGACGTTTTCCCGCAGGAGGCCCACCACCTGCCCTCCTTCGCGGCCATGAGGCTTGAGGCTGAACGGGACTTTAACGGGGACAAAGATCTGAATCCCCGTCAAGAACGGGAACTCAAGAACGACCTACTCGCGCTAGACCTGCCAACTCCCGTTCACCGGAACACGGATACATGTGGCGGGAAGCAGCATTCAGTCGGACCCGATGGCAAGACCACGGTGCAACGCGACTCGGAGGACCCGCGCAAAGCATGGGAAAAGGATAAAGAGGATGTCGAGCGATTAAAATTTCCTCGGGGCCAGGAAAAATGCCGTGCGACCACGCACGCCAGCCTCAAGGAGATGGACGGTGAATCAACAAAAGAAAAGATCGATGGGATCAAGAAGGACGTCGCCGAAAAGTACAAAGACGTTCAAGCCACGCCAAAAGGTAATGGAAGCTGACGAGCATATGGTGCACGCACAAGAAATCATGGACTTGATCGGTCGCTCCGGGCTGGACCCGCGCGTGGCCGGCCTCTTGGAGCGACTCGGCTTTAAACAGCCGCTGATCGGGTCGGACCGCAGCGACCCGCAGCTGGATGTCGATGAGGAACTCGGCAGGACCTTCGTCATTCTGGATGACACGGTTGGCACGGATTTTTTGTTTAAGTTTGCGGAGGCGCTGCCCGGCACGTCAGGCCAGCCATTCATGGAGGGCGAGCCCGTATTGATTTCGGTCTTTTTCTACTCGAAGGCCGAAAGCGCCCTGAAGGGCCTGCCGTTTGGGTTGTCGTTTAAGGACGATTGGGACCGCTGCAGGGCCAAGGTCGCTCAGCCGCCCGCCATCATCGACGACCAGATAGTCTGCGACATCTGGACCGATCACCCGGTCTATCGACTCAGCCTCGACTACAGCCGCGATACGGCGAGGCTGATACAAATACCACGCCCAATGCCGGGCGCACGGCCGCTAGTGGGATGACGCGGTCCCATTGATGGGATGGAGGATTGCCGAGCGGGCGCAGAGAGCTCAGCGGCAACGCCGCCGGCCGGAATCAACGGGCCGGGATTCGTATTCTAACCTGCTCATGCTCAACAACTTATACAGCTCACCCGTTTGGGTGAGAATGACTTGCGAGCCTCGCCGTGGATTTGGCATGGGCCAAGCAATAACCGCAGCCCATCAAGCCTTCGGTTATGAAATCCATTGCGTTCTCCAAGTGCAGCCCGCGATTCCTCGCTTTCTCGGTCGAGGCGGC is a genomic window containing:
- a CDS encoding glycosyltransferase family 9 protein; protein product: MFERTAGIFLKLESLQSRHFSRILLIKPSALGDVVHTVPLLPKLRTRYPDARIDWFITPENAELVRHHPALSGVVLFDRKKLARFGRGWDATLESFRLLAGLRRARYELVIDLHGQMRSALFTLATGAPVRIGFDRPVSREPTESEHHELRNVPQRGWAGAREGSWVAYSHRIPIETLDVHAIERYLWLGPMLGLDDAPPDERIYLSPAAEADAERLLGGLVRQRFAALAPGTMWETKHWLPERFAEVGQWFEGQGVAVVVLGTNQDRERAKVIVERCPGAVDLCGRTTPGQLAAIVKRAAACVTNDSGAMHLAVALETPVVGVFGPTNPVHIGPYGQPEAVVRAGLPCSPCNFRNLSQCPFGHACMHQVSGAMVIERLESALREKMPPGVECRASSVACRSHGGHSDRAGTT
- a CDS encoding YifB family Mg chelatase-like AAA ATPase — its product is MPSKVYSAAVVGVDAFEVETEVHASWGNDFRIAVVGLPDTAVKESRDRVLSAIHNSGLRGPEGRITINLAPADLRKEGPSFDLPIALGLLVLNEKSRLPDLGSFLFAGELALSGQLRPVKGALAIALEARRRGRRTLVLPVQNADEAAMVDGIDVIGAATLTEVVLYLRAERELTPAVAMRERPASRCEVDFCEVKGQPHVKRAIEVAAAGEHNLLMIGPPGSGKSMIAKRIPSILPPLTLAEAIETTRIHSVCGLLDRKRPFVWERPFRSPHHTISDAGLLGGTAHPSPGEVSLAHHGVLFLDELPEFRRSTLEVLRQPLEDGRVTISRAAGTMTFPAEFMLVAAMNPCPCGHYGDTRRECRCNPAQVLKYRSRLSGPLLDRIDLHVDVPAMELKDLTTVEDGEGSSDIRERVTRARLRQQQRFAGEPQVSANARMGPRLLRKHCALEPDATELLRRAVSALNLSARAYDRILKVARTIADLAGADRIGPDHLAEAVQYRTLDRQLW
- a CDS encoding threonine--tRNA ligase, with amino-acid sequence MAEETLEQKTTTRNDPANELYRTRHSCAHVLATAILRLWPEAQFAAGPPVENGFYYDLELDHRITPEDFPRIEEEMKKEIKANHPFERIVVSRDEAVRLAEEGSLASLAARSVPSKFKLDIIHGIPADEEISLYRNGDFTDLCAGPHVARTGNIGAFKLTGLASAYYKGDERNPQLQRVYGTAFKTRRDLDAYFTMLEEAKTRDHRKLGHELELFTFDPDDVGPGLPLWLPRGTAIIEELEKLAKDTEFEAGYQRVRTPHIARESMYRRSGHLPYYQDSMFPPMELTETRDDPDAAEHRYYLKAMNCPHHHKLYAAVPRSYRDLPLRLAEYGTCYRYEQSGELFGLMRVRCMQMNDAHIYCTPEQFEQEFMAVNEMYVKYFKIFGIERYLMRFSTHDPRRLGEKFVNEPALWLQTEDMVRRVLRSSDIDHIEVPNEAAFYGPKIDVQIWSAIGREFTIATNQVDFAVPPRFGLVYKDRENVEKTPLCIHRAPLGTHERFIGFLIEHYAGNFPLWLNPEQVRILPITTEDAVVGYAKSIYQELRRHGVRTELDLSADKVNGKILRAEQMKVHTMLVLGKRDVEANSISVRVHGKGNLGARPREAAVTDILTSIRERLP